One part of the Clostridium thermosuccinogenes genome encodes these proteins:
- a CDS encoding cyclase family protein codes for MKIFDISMKVSHDMPVYKGKASKRPVLKVESDFSTGAAYETRLEMNMHTGTHIDMPLHFLKNGRTIDTLELDKVVTRCKVFDFKEAEDRITQEHLQEKDIEDGDFILLKTRNSYLDILEKEFIYLDKTGADYLKGKGIIGVGIDSLGIERSQPEHETHKILLGAGIIILEGLRLKDVDEGEYILYAAPINVAGAEAAPVRAVLIVN; via the coding sequence ATGAAGATATTTGATATTTCAATGAAGGTTTCTCATGATATGCCAGTCTATAAAGGGAAAGCTTCAAAAAGGCCGGTATTGAAAGTAGAAAGTGATTTTTCAACGGGGGCGGCATATGAAACCAGGCTGGAGATGAATATGCATACGGGGACGCACATAGACATGCCGCTGCACTTTCTAAAAAATGGCAGGACTATTGACACCCTGGAGCTGGACAAAGTGGTGACCCGGTGCAAGGTTTTTGATTTTAAGGAAGCGGAAGATAGGATAACCCAGGAACATCTGCAGGAAAAAGACATTGAAGATGGAGACTTTATATTGCTGAAAACCAGGAATTCTTATCTAGATATATTGGAAAAGGAATTTATATACCTTGATAAAACTGGTGCCGATTATCTAAAAGGCAAGGGGATAATTGGTGTCGGTATTGACTCTCTTGGGATTGAAAGGTCCCAACCGGAGCATGAGACTCACAAAATTTTGCTGGGAGCTGGTATTATAATTCTGGAGGGTCTTAGACTGAAAGATGTGGATGAGGGTGAATATATTCTTTATGCAGCACCGATAAATGTAGCCGGTGCGGAGGCTGCGCCGGTGAGGGCTGTCCTGATAGTCAATTAA
- a CDS encoding IS30 family transposase, with the protein MRGFKHLSQEERNIIDQRLISRKSFKSIARELGKDPTTISKEVKNHIQFRKTGCYGRVFNDCKHRIGCPVKHLCGSLRCSRYCRACKSRMCSSLCHEYQQEICPKLSKPPYVCNGCEDKQSCTLEKRIYSATHAQREYETVRSECRQGLQITEEEAIRLDSIISPLLIKGQSLHHICINHADEIMLDERTLYNYVDKGIFTAKNIDMPRVVRMGRRKKGKDQFKVDKKCRIGRTYQDFLKFMQEHPDLPVVEMDTVIGRIGGKVLLTLHFTVPQLMLAFIRDANTSQSVIDIFDQLYLELGPDTFRKLFPVLLCDNGSEFSNPSAIEFDSHGQRRTCVFYCNPLAPYQKGAAENNHALIRRIIPKGTSLDEFTQRDITLMMNHINSYSRLNLGDKTPYWAFGLLYGEEILRRMNVELIPTDNVTLHSSLLKK; encoded by the coding sequence ATGCGTGGCTTTAAACATTTGAGTCAGGAAGAAAGAAATATAATTGATCAAAGGTTAATCAGCAGGAAATCATTCAAAAGCATAGCACGCGAGCTTGGAAAGGACCCAACCACGATATCCAAGGAAGTGAAGAACCATATCCAATTTAGGAAAACCGGCTGTTATGGAAGAGTGTTCAATGATTGTAAACATCGTATTGGTTGCCCTGTTAAGCATCTTTGCGGCAGTTTGCGTTGTAGCCGTTATTGTCGCGCTTGCAAGTCTCGCATGTGTTCATCACTATGTCATGAGTATCAACAGGAAATTTGTCCCAAGCTTTCGAAGCCGCCCTATGTTTGTAATGGTTGTGAAGACAAACAGTCTTGTACATTAGAGAAGAGGATTTATTCTGCAACACATGCACAAAGAGAATACGAGACAGTACGCTCTGAGTGCCGTCAGGGTTTACAAATCACTGAAGAAGAAGCGATAAGATTGGATTCCATTATTAGCCCGCTGCTAATTAAAGGCCAGTCACTCCACCATATATGCATTAACCATGCTGATGAAATCATGCTCGATGAACGCACACTCTACAACTATGTGGACAAGGGTATCTTTACAGCAAAAAATATCGATATGCCAAGAGTTGTACGTATGGGCAGACGTAAAAAGGGAAAAGACCAGTTCAAAGTGGATAAAAAATGCCGAATAGGCCGAACTTATCAAGACTTTCTTAAATTTATGCAAGAGCATCCGGACCTTCCCGTAGTGGAAATGGACACGGTAATAGGAAGAATAGGCGGCAAAGTCCTGCTGACACTGCATTTTACTGTCCCACAGCTCATGCTCGCATTCATTAGAGATGCTAATACCTCCCAATCTGTCATTGATATCTTTGATCAGCTTTACCTGGAACTAGGCCCGGATACCTTCCGCAAATTGTTCCCGGTATTACTTTGTGACAACGGCAGTGAGTTCTCGAATCCGTCCGCTATTGAATTCGATTCACATGGGCAACGCAGAACCTGTGTATTCTACTGTAATCCGCTGGCTCCTTACCAGAAAGGCGCAGCAGAAAACAACCATGCTTTGATTAGACGCATTATCCCAAAGGGTACTTCTCTTGATGAGTTTACTCAGCGGGACATAACTCTTATGATGAACCATATCAACTCGTACAGTCGACTGAATCTCGGGGATAAAACCCCTTATTGGGCTTTTGGATTGCTCTACGGGGAAGAAATATTAAGAAGGATGAATGTAGAACTCATCCCGACAGATAATGTCACCCTGCATTCATCCCTTCTTAAGAAATAA